The Engystomops pustulosus chromosome 4, aEngPut4.maternal, whole genome shotgun sequence genome contains a region encoding:
- the BRD4 gene encoding bromodomain-containing protein 4 isoform X7, with protein sequence MSPGPACDGSFIMSSETGLGTRLRATSGMGDGVEGVPMSGAPQSAPPQPQPQVPLIVNPSPPDTARANQPKRQTNQLQYLLKTVLKTLWKHQFAWPFQQPVDAIKLNLPDYYKIIKAPMDMGTIKKRLENYYYMNAQECIQDFNTMFTNCYIYNKPGDDIVLMAEALEKLFLQKISEMPQEETELAIVQSKGRGRGRREPDASITPMRTRVPSINQGDKPIPKTPVTSVSKPATPTTPVTQAPTPPQTRTPPARTPTITQAPLTFSPTVTQDLVVPTTIPAPTPQPVQSLTSIIPTATQPVKVRRTKGVKRKADTTTPTAHDPLHESSPLPSEPKPPRPTPRRESGRQARPAKKTEVPDSQLPAPPVLHPAAGPATIPVNSSTKTSEQLRYCGGIVREMFAKKHTAYAWPFYKPVDVEALGLHDYCDIIKHPMDLTTIKDVFEMKFAKMPDEPEETPAPAPSPSPGPPAPSIKAPSHISSDSSSDSSSDSESSSDSEEERAQRLAELQEQLKAVHEQLAALSQPQPNKPKKKEREKRKEKHKRKEEVEEPRKNRAREPPAKKPKKSVQGPVGTPSIKKEAPLPVSRPPRPVPPPAPCESSEEETQRCRPMSYEEKRQLSLDINKLPGEKLGRVVHIIQSREPSLKNSNPDEIEIDFETLKPSTLRELERYVTSCLRKKRKPQDKIEAPTSGSGKGKGFSSSESESSSESSTSDSEESDPEMPPKQKKKSHSGRESRKVTHNHHQSHPPLQSLVPPPNSMKLPSPNPPPSYVPPPSLDSSHPALHHPLHPASVFEAVSAHYGQAGLHIPPPDLPAHLTGGHPDRVSPPHLNQHALVSPPALHNAMPQQPSRPSNRAAALPPKPVRPPSASPPPQQTLHQPTSHSHHHHPQPPHVLLEDDGPPSPISGLPPSPNHLGPAQMALYLQQLQKSQQPPTQSTLQPLLPSVKVQSQPPLNAPPQSVRHLQGLPYPSPSSVNAAPQPPPPSSHVHQLQTPPAASQQPPPGQAPPSSQQHPALQSPLAPPHPPLVQIQQAKQQQVIQHHHPSPRQQKPEPYPGGHLREAPSPLLHSPQVAPFAGMAHPPSPQAVPGNLHGPTTKKQEMRGSSVLQPQPLVVKEQKRRSPSLRPEGFSPGMRSESHKLPESLKGSSHEQQRTEIKPIDGSRPVRPPDQNITTHVVPEKEKQKQEPKTPVAPKKVKDLLIKNMGSWASLVQKPPVTPTSAGKSSSDSFELFRRAAREKEEREKALKLQAEQAERMRREQERMRSREEDDAQEQARKAHEDARRRQEQQQQQQHVQNTLPAAPPPAQSSQPIMDQREMERRREQERRRRQAMAPSIDMNFQSDLMEIFEQNLFS encoded by the exons AT GTCGCCTGGCCCTGCATGCGATGGAAGCTTTATCATGTCAAGCGAGACTGGGCTAGGTACACGTCTGAGGGCCACATCTGGAATGGGCGACGGAGTAGAAGGGGTCCCAATGTCAGGGGCCCCACAGTCTGCACCTCCTCAACCCCAGCCACAAGTTCCTCTCATTGTCAACCCTTCTCCTCCTGACACTGCTCGGGCAAACCAGCCAAAGCGCCAGACCAACCAGTTACAGTACTTATTAAAAACCGTGCTGAAGACACTATGGAAGCACCAGTTTGCTTGGCCTTTTCAGCAGCCTGTGGACGCTATCAAACTAAACCTGCCT gattattataaaattataaaggCCCCAATGGACATGGGCACCATAAAGAAACGCCTGGAGAACTACTATTACATGAATGCCCAGGAATGCATCCAGGATTTCAACACGATGTTTACAAACTGCTACATCTATAACAAG CCTGGGGATGATATAGTTTTGATGGCCGAAGCCCTTGAGAAACTTTTCTTGCAGAAGATATCAGAGATGCCCCAGGAGGAGACAGAGTTGGCAATTGTACAGAGCAAAGGACGTGGTCGTGGGAGGAGGGAACCAG ATGCATCAATCACCCCCATGAGAACCCGGGTCCCATCAATAAATCAAGGAGACAAGCCCATCCCGAAAACACCTGTAACAT CTGTCTCTAAGCCTGCAACCCCTACTACTCCTGTGACCCAGGCACCTACCCCTCCGCAGACCCGAACCCCACCTGCCCGCACCCCTACCATCACGCAAGCGCCCCTTACGTTTTCACCTACCGTCACTCAGGACCTGGTGGTGCCCACGACCATACCCGCTCCTACTCCGCAGCCTGTACAGAGTCTTACATCCATCATACCAACTGCAACCCAGCCCGTAAAGGTGAGAAGAACG aaaggggttaaaaggaaaGCGGATACTACGACTCCCACCGCCCATGATCCGCTCCATGAGTCCTCTCCACTTCCTAGTGAACCGAAGCCACCTAGACCTACGCCGCGCCGGGAGAGTGGTCGTCAGGCACGGCCAGCAAAGAAGACTGAGGTGCCTGACTcccagctccctgctcctcctgtgctacACCCTGCTGCAGGTCCAGCAACCATCCCAGTCAACAGCAGCACCAAGACCTCAGAGCAGCTGCGCTATTGTGGCGGCATCGTCCGGGAAATGTTTGCAAAGAAACACACTGCCTATGCCTGGCCGTTCTACAAACCGGTGGACGTGGAGGCGCTCGGGCTACATGACTACTGCGATATTATCAAGCATCCCATGGACCTGACTACCATAAAG GATGTGTTTGAAATGAAATTTGCAAAGATGCCCGATGAGCCTGAAGAAACGCCTGCCCCAGCACCTTCACCAAGTCCAGGCCCTCCTGCCCCTTCCATCAAGGCTCCTTCTCATATTTCTAGTGACAGTAGCAGCGACAGCTCCTCCGATAGCGAAAGCAGCTCTGACAGTGAAGAGGAGCGAGCGCAGAGGTTAGCGGAGCTTCAAGAGCAG TTGAAAGCTGTACACGAGCAGTTAGCTGCCCTCTCTCAGCCACAGCCAAACAAACCAAAGAAAAAAGAACGAGAGAAGCGGAAGGAAAAGCACAAAAGAAAGGAAGAGGTTGAGGAGCCACGCAAGAACAGAGCCCGGGAGCCTCCAGCTAAGAAACCCAAGAAAAGTGTTCAAGGGCCAGTGGGAACGCCGAG TATAAAGAAAGAAGCGCCTCTCCCAGTGTCTCGCCCGCCTCGTCCTGTGCCCCCACCCGCCCCCTGCGAGTCTTCAGAAGAGGAAACGCAAAGATGTCGACCCATGTCATACGAGGAGAAGCGTCAGCTGAGCCTGGACATAAATAAGCTTCCAGGAGAGAAGCTGGGACGTGTAGTACACATCATCCAGTCCCGCGAGCCATCGCTTAAAAACTCAAACCCGGATGAGATTGAAATAGACTTTGAGACCCTCAAACCGTCCACTCTGCGGGAGCTGGAGAGATATGTCACTTCTTGCCTGAGAAAGAAGCGGAAGCCTCAAG ATAAAATCGAGGCTCCCACATCTGGTTCTGGTAAAGGGAAAGGCTTCTCTTCTTCTGAATCTGAGAGCTCCAGCGAGTCCAGCACTTCCGATAGTGAGGAATCTGACCCAG AAATGCCcccaaaacagaagaaaaagagTCACTCAGGGAGAGAGTCCAGAAAGGTAACACAT AATCACCACCAGTCTCATCCTCCCCTGCAGTCTCTTGTCCCACCTCCCAATTCCATGAAGCTCCCTTCTCCTAATCCCCCGCCTTCATACGTCCCTCCTCCCAGCTTGGACTCGTCCCATCCAGCTCTTCACCACCCTCTCCATCCCGCTAGTGTATTTGAAGCCGTCTCTGCTCACTACGGGCAGGCAGGTCTGCACATCCCACCGCCTGATCTTCCAGCACATCTAACAGGCGGTCACCCAGATCGCGTCTCTCCGCCTCATCTCAACCAACACGCCCTCGTCAGTCCTCCAG CCCTGCACAATGCCATGCCACAACAACCCTCGCGCCCCTCAAACCGTGCAGCTGCGCTCCCCCCAAAGCCTGTCCGACCACCATCTGCTTCACCTCCGCCACAGCAAACTCTTCACCAACCAACCTCTCATTCCCACCATCACCATCCTCAGCCCCCTCATGTACTTTTAGAAGATGATGGTCCGCCGTCTCCTATCAGTGGTCTCCCCCCTTCCCCTAATCACCTTGGTCCTGCACAGATGGCCCTTTACCTGCAGCAACTACAGAAATCTCAGCAGCCACCCACTCAGTCTACCCTCCAGCCTCTGCTCCCTTCCGTCAAAGTGCAAAGTCAACCCCCGCTGAATGCCCCTCCTCAGTCAGTGCGTCACCTGCAGGGCCTGCCTTACCCCTCTCCTTCCTCTGTAAACGCTGCCCcccaaccaccacctccatcatcccaTGTGCACCAGTTACAGACTCCCCCAGCCGCCTCCCAACAGCCGCCTCCCGGACAGGCACCCCCATCATCCCAACAGCACCCGGCTCTGCAGAGTCCTCTGGCTCCTCCGCATCCACCGCTTGTGCAGATCCAGCAGGCCAAGCAGCAGCAAGTAATCCAGCACCATCACCCCTCACCCCGGCAACAGAAACCAGAACCGTACCCTGGAG GTCACCTGAGAGAGGCTCCATCACCTCTTCTCCACTCGCCTCAGGTGGCTCCATTTGCTGGCATGGCACATCCACCATCACCGCAGGCTGTGCCAGGAAACTTACATGGCCCAACAACCAAGAAGCAG GAAATGAGAGGTTCATCAGTGTTGCAGCCTCAGCCGCTTGTGGTAAAAGAACAAAAGCGCCGCTCGCCCTCTCTGAGGCCCGAAGGTTTCTCTCCAGGCATGAGGAGTGAATCCCACAAACTTCCAGAGTCCCTCAAAGGTTCCAGCCATGAACAGCAGC GAACAGAAATAAAACCTATTGATGGGAGCCGCCCGGTGCGACCTCCAGACCAGAACATCACCACTCATGTGGTACCTGAAAAAGAGAAGCAAAAGCAGGAGCCTAAGACACCGGTGGCCCCCAAGAAGGTAAAG GATTTATTAATAAAGAATATGGGCTCCTGGGCCAGTCTAGTGCAGAAGCCTCCAGTCACCCCCACGTCAGCCGGGAAGTCGTCCAGCGACAGCTTTGAGCTTTTTAGACGCGCGGCTCGGGAGAAGGAGGAGCGGGAAAAGGCTTTGAAACTGCAGGCCGAGCAAGCGGAGAGAATGCGACGAGAGCAGGAGAGGATGAG ATCTCGGGAAGAAGACGACGCTCAGGAGCAAGCACGTAAAGCGCATGAAGATGCTCGCAGGAGACaagagcaacagcagcagcagcaacacgtGCAAAATACACTTCCTGCAGCCCCACCGCCTGCACAGAGCTCTCAGCCAATCATGGATCAGCGAGAGATGGAAAGGAGGCGGGAACAGGAGAGAAGGCGGCGACAAGCG ATGGCGCCCTCTATAGACATGAATTTTCAGAGTGACCTGATGGAGATATTTGAGCAGAACTTGTTCTCTTGA
- the BRD4 gene encoding bromodomain-containing protein 4 isoform X4, which translates to MSPGPACDGSFIMSSETGLGTRLRATSGMGDGVEGVPMSGAPQSAPPQPQPQVPLIVNPSPPDTARANQPKRQTNQLQYLLKTVLKTLWKHQFAWPFQQPVDAIKLNLPDYYKIIKAPMDMGTIKKRLENYYYMNAQECIQDFNTMFTNCYIYNKPGDDIVLMAEALEKLFLQKISEMPQEETELAIVQSKGRGRGRREPDASITPMRTRVPSINQGDKPIPKTPVTSVSKPATPTTPVTQAPTPPQTRTPPARTPTITQAPLTFSPTVTQDLVVPTTIPAPTPQPVQSLTSIIPTATQPVKKGVKRKADTTTPTAHDPLHESSPLPSEPKPPRPTPRRESGRQARPAKKTEVPDSQLPAPPVLHPAAGPATIPVNSSTKTSEQLRYCGGIVREMFAKKHTAYAWPFYKPVDVEALGLHDYCDIIKHPMDLTTIKNKLENMEYRDAQDFASDVRLMFSNCYKYNPPDHEVVAMARKLQDVFEMKFAKMPDEPEETPAPAPSPSPGPPAPSIKAPSHISSDSSSDSSSDSESSSDSEEERAQRLAELQEQLKAVHEQLAALSQPQPNKPKKKEREKRKEKHKRKEEVEEPRKNRAREPPAKKPKKSVQGPVGTPSIKKEAPLPVSRPPRPVPPPAPCESSEEETQRCRPMSYEEKRQLSLDINKLPGEKLGRVVHIIQSREPSLKNSNPDEIEIDFETLKPSTLRELERYVTSCLRKKRKPQDKIEAPTSGSGKGKGFSSSESESSSESSTSDSEESDPEMPPKQKKKSHSGRESRKVTHNHHQSHPPLQSLVPPPNSMKLPSPNPPPSYVPPPSLDSSHPALHHPLHPASVFEAVSAHYGQAGLHIPPPDLPAHLTGGHPDRVSPPHLNQHALVSPPALHNAMPQQPSRPSNRAAALPPKPVRPPSASPPPQQTLHQPTSHSHHHHPQPPHVLLEDDGPPSPISGLPPSPNHLGPAQMALYLQQLQKSQQPPTQSTLQPLLPSVKVQSQPPLNAPPQSVRHLQGLPYPSPSSVNAAPQPPPPSSHVHQLQTPPAASQQPPPGQAPPSSQQHPALQSPLAPPHPPLVQIQQAKQQQVIQHHHPSPRQQKPEPYPGGHLREAPSPLLHSPQVAPFAGMAHPPSPQAVPGNLHGPTTKKQEMRGSSVLQPQPLVVKEQKRRSPSLRPEGFSPGMRSESHKLPESLKGSSHEQQRTEIKPIDGSRPVRPPDQNITTHVVPEKEKQKQEPKTPVAPKKVKDLLIKNMGSWASLVQKPPVTPTSAGKSSSDSFELFRRAAREKEEREKALKLQAEQAERMRREQERMRSREEDDAQEQARKAHEDARRRQEQQQQQQHVQNTLPAAPPPAQSSQPIMDQREMERRREQERRRRQAMAPSIDMNFQSDLMEIFEQNLFS; encoded by the exons AT GTCGCCTGGCCCTGCATGCGATGGAAGCTTTATCATGTCAAGCGAGACTGGGCTAGGTACACGTCTGAGGGCCACATCTGGAATGGGCGACGGAGTAGAAGGGGTCCCAATGTCAGGGGCCCCACAGTCTGCACCTCCTCAACCCCAGCCACAAGTTCCTCTCATTGTCAACCCTTCTCCTCCTGACACTGCTCGGGCAAACCAGCCAAAGCGCCAGACCAACCAGTTACAGTACTTATTAAAAACCGTGCTGAAGACACTATGGAAGCACCAGTTTGCTTGGCCTTTTCAGCAGCCTGTGGACGCTATCAAACTAAACCTGCCT gattattataaaattataaaggCCCCAATGGACATGGGCACCATAAAGAAACGCCTGGAGAACTACTATTACATGAATGCCCAGGAATGCATCCAGGATTTCAACACGATGTTTACAAACTGCTACATCTATAACAAG CCTGGGGATGATATAGTTTTGATGGCCGAAGCCCTTGAGAAACTTTTCTTGCAGAAGATATCAGAGATGCCCCAGGAGGAGACAGAGTTGGCAATTGTACAGAGCAAAGGACGTGGTCGTGGGAGGAGGGAACCAG ATGCATCAATCACCCCCATGAGAACCCGGGTCCCATCAATAAATCAAGGAGACAAGCCCATCCCGAAAACACCTGTAACAT CTGTCTCTAAGCCTGCAACCCCTACTACTCCTGTGACCCAGGCACCTACCCCTCCGCAGACCCGAACCCCACCTGCCCGCACCCCTACCATCACGCAAGCGCCCCTTACGTTTTCACCTACCGTCACTCAGGACCTGGTGGTGCCCACGACCATACCCGCTCCTACTCCGCAGCCTGTACAGAGTCTTACATCCATCATACCAACTGCAACCCAGCCCGTAAAG aaaggggttaaaaggaaaGCGGATACTACGACTCCCACCGCCCATGATCCGCTCCATGAGTCCTCTCCACTTCCTAGTGAACCGAAGCCACCTAGACCTACGCCGCGCCGGGAGAGTGGTCGTCAGGCACGGCCAGCAAAGAAGACTGAGGTGCCTGACTcccagctccctgctcctcctgtgctacACCCTGCTGCAGGTCCAGCAACCATCCCAGTCAACAGCAGCACCAAGACCTCAGAGCAGCTGCGCTATTGTGGCGGCATCGTCCGGGAAATGTTTGCAAAGAAACACACTGCCTATGCCTGGCCGTTCTACAAACCGGTGGACGTGGAGGCGCTCGGGCTACATGACTACTGCGATATTATCAAGCATCCCATGGACCTGACTACCATAAAG AACAAGTTGGAAAATATGGAGTACCGAGATGCCCAGGATTTTGCTTCTGATGTACGGCTTATGTTTTCGAACTGTTACAAGTATAACCCGCCGGACCACGAGGTGGTAGCCATGGCCCGAAAATTGCAG GATGTGTTTGAAATGAAATTTGCAAAGATGCCCGATGAGCCTGAAGAAACGCCTGCCCCAGCACCTTCACCAAGTCCAGGCCCTCCTGCCCCTTCCATCAAGGCTCCTTCTCATATTTCTAGTGACAGTAGCAGCGACAGCTCCTCCGATAGCGAAAGCAGCTCTGACAGTGAAGAGGAGCGAGCGCAGAGGTTAGCGGAGCTTCAAGAGCAG TTGAAAGCTGTACACGAGCAGTTAGCTGCCCTCTCTCAGCCACAGCCAAACAAACCAAAGAAAAAAGAACGAGAGAAGCGGAAGGAAAAGCACAAAAGAAAGGAAGAGGTTGAGGAGCCACGCAAGAACAGAGCCCGGGAGCCTCCAGCTAAGAAACCCAAGAAAAGTGTTCAAGGGCCAGTGGGAACGCCGAG TATAAAGAAAGAAGCGCCTCTCCCAGTGTCTCGCCCGCCTCGTCCTGTGCCCCCACCCGCCCCCTGCGAGTCTTCAGAAGAGGAAACGCAAAGATGTCGACCCATGTCATACGAGGAGAAGCGTCAGCTGAGCCTGGACATAAATAAGCTTCCAGGAGAGAAGCTGGGACGTGTAGTACACATCATCCAGTCCCGCGAGCCATCGCTTAAAAACTCAAACCCGGATGAGATTGAAATAGACTTTGAGACCCTCAAACCGTCCACTCTGCGGGAGCTGGAGAGATATGTCACTTCTTGCCTGAGAAAGAAGCGGAAGCCTCAAG ATAAAATCGAGGCTCCCACATCTGGTTCTGGTAAAGGGAAAGGCTTCTCTTCTTCTGAATCTGAGAGCTCCAGCGAGTCCAGCACTTCCGATAGTGAGGAATCTGACCCAG AAATGCCcccaaaacagaagaaaaagagTCACTCAGGGAGAGAGTCCAGAAAGGTAACACAT AATCACCACCAGTCTCATCCTCCCCTGCAGTCTCTTGTCCCACCTCCCAATTCCATGAAGCTCCCTTCTCCTAATCCCCCGCCTTCATACGTCCCTCCTCCCAGCTTGGACTCGTCCCATCCAGCTCTTCACCACCCTCTCCATCCCGCTAGTGTATTTGAAGCCGTCTCTGCTCACTACGGGCAGGCAGGTCTGCACATCCCACCGCCTGATCTTCCAGCACATCTAACAGGCGGTCACCCAGATCGCGTCTCTCCGCCTCATCTCAACCAACACGCCCTCGTCAGTCCTCCAG CCCTGCACAATGCCATGCCACAACAACCCTCGCGCCCCTCAAACCGTGCAGCTGCGCTCCCCCCAAAGCCTGTCCGACCACCATCTGCTTCACCTCCGCCACAGCAAACTCTTCACCAACCAACCTCTCATTCCCACCATCACCATCCTCAGCCCCCTCATGTACTTTTAGAAGATGATGGTCCGCCGTCTCCTATCAGTGGTCTCCCCCCTTCCCCTAATCACCTTGGTCCTGCACAGATGGCCCTTTACCTGCAGCAACTACAGAAATCTCAGCAGCCACCCACTCAGTCTACCCTCCAGCCTCTGCTCCCTTCCGTCAAAGTGCAAAGTCAACCCCCGCTGAATGCCCCTCCTCAGTCAGTGCGTCACCTGCAGGGCCTGCCTTACCCCTCTCCTTCCTCTGTAAACGCTGCCCcccaaccaccacctccatcatcccaTGTGCACCAGTTACAGACTCCCCCAGCCGCCTCCCAACAGCCGCCTCCCGGACAGGCACCCCCATCATCCCAACAGCACCCGGCTCTGCAGAGTCCTCTGGCTCCTCCGCATCCACCGCTTGTGCAGATCCAGCAGGCCAAGCAGCAGCAAGTAATCCAGCACCATCACCCCTCACCCCGGCAACAGAAACCAGAACCGTACCCTGGAG GTCACCTGAGAGAGGCTCCATCACCTCTTCTCCACTCGCCTCAGGTGGCTCCATTTGCTGGCATGGCACATCCACCATCACCGCAGGCTGTGCCAGGAAACTTACATGGCCCAACAACCAAGAAGCAG GAAATGAGAGGTTCATCAGTGTTGCAGCCTCAGCCGCTTGTGGTAAAAGAACAAAAGCGCCGCTCGCCCTCTCTGAGGCCCGAAGGTTTCTCTCCAGGCATGAGGAGTGAATCCCACAAACTTCCAGAGTCCCTCAAAGGTTCCAGCCATGAACAGCAGC GAACAGAAATAAAACCTATTGATGGGAGCCGCCCGGTGCGACCTCCAGACCAGAACATCACCACTCATGTGGTACCTGAAAAAGAGAAGCAAAAGCAGGAGCCTAAGACACCGGTGGCCCCCAAGAAGGTAAAG GATTTATTAATAAAGAATATGGGCTCCTGGGCCAGTCTAGTGCAGAAGCCTCCAGTCACCCCCACGTCAGCCGGGAAGTCGTCCAGCGACAGCTTTGAGCTTTTTAGACGCGCGGCTCGGGAGAAGGAGGAGCGGGAAAAGGCTTTGAAACTGCAGGCCGAGCAAGCGGAGAGAATGCGACGAGAGCAGGAGAGGATGAG ATCTCGGGAAGAAGACGACGCTCAGGAGCAAGCACGTAAAGCGCATGAAGATGCTCGCAGGAGACaagagcaacagcagcagcagcaacacgtGCAAAATACACTTCCTGCAGCCCCACCGCCTGCACAGAGCTCTCAGCCAATCATGGATCAGCGAGAGATGGAAAGGAGGCGGGAACAGGAGAGAAGGCGGCGACAAGCG ATGGCGCCCTCTATAGACATGAATTTTCAGAGTGACCTGATGGAGATATTTGAGCAGAACTTGTTCTCTTGA